Genomic segment of Caldalkalibacillus uzonensis:
TCATAATCCCACAGCAAACGGTTCGTATTAACCAGGTTAGAATGCCATTCTTCACCAAACCAGGGCATGGTTTTGGTCGTTACAATTTCGCGAAACAACGGATTTTGCAAGGCATATTGAGCAATTTTAGCCATATCCATGGCCGTTGTGTAATGATCATCATCATGCAGTCCATGCGGGTTAACAAAGTGGGTTTCGAGAGCGCCAATCTCCTTGGCCTTGGCATTCATCATCTCGGCAAATCCCTCTACACTTCCTCCTAAATGCTCAGCAATGGCAATGGCTGCGTCATTTCCCGAATTCAACATGATGCCGTAAACCAGGTCAATTAAGGGTTTTTCTTCTCCTTCAGCCAAATAAATGCGGTTACCGATTGCATGCCTGGCCAATTCCGAAGTAACCACCATCTCGTCTAACCGACCTGATTCCAATGCCAAAATGGCTGTCATTATTTTAGTGATACTAGCCGGATAAAATGGTTGTTCTGCATTTTTACTGTACAGTACTTGCCCCGTTTTGGCATCCATCAATACAATGCCTTCTGCTGTAAATGGATGGTGGTCCAATTCTTGAGCCTGAGGTACCGCTGGATAAAAGAGTAAACCTGATATAATCAGTCCGATGATCAGCAAGCGCACAATATCATATTGAGAAACGGATCTGTCCGTCATCTTTTCCCACTCCATGCATATTCAAAAAAGTTATTAATCAGCTGTATCAACCTTATTTATTATGACATAAAAGCATTGCTTTGGCGATGGCAGGTTTTGGATTGACAAGGTACTAAAATAAAAAACGCGACTCCTTGTACCACATCTATACAAGAAACCGCGTTGTGCAAATAATATGTATGGTGCCGGTGAAGGGAGTCGAACCCCCACTCCCGCAAGGGAACACGATTTTGAGTCGTGCGCGTCTGCCAATTCCGCCACACCGGCACGTTTTTGTTGACAATGAATAATATAACACGGACGCAAACCTAAGTCAACCTGTTTTTTTATGTAAAACCGCACCCAAATTTTGGGTAGCTGTATCCTATCATAATTGTTCCCAAATGTTCCTGCAAATTGAGTTAATTCGTCCAGTTTAACCATTCCTGCAAACGGAACGAATAGCGTCAAACAACTCACACTGGTGCGGTCTAATGAAGCGCTATACCTTTGACATTTCTATTTTATTTATCAATTGCAAAAGGAGACGCACTGAAAGAGATAGAAGAAAGATGGTTATAAACGAGTGCATCCAAGTCCATGAATGGTATTCAACTAAATCGGTATATTTTTCACAAATGACCTCAATGGTCGTTAATGCAGCGGTATACAATGCACATTGGAGAACAATGCCTAGAAATCTTGAATGTACAGTTGTTTGGTAAAGGTAAATACACATGATGGGATAAAGAAAATATTCAAAAAGAATACTAGCATCGAAATATTTACTTAAAAATCTTACAGGGTATTCAACCATTTCTTCTTTTACTACAATAACCCCAATAAATGATGAAAAATAAGCTTTCATTAAGAAAATTAAAATCGTGTCCTTCAAAAGGAGTGGTTTTCTTAAACTGAAAAGAAATAATCCAATTCCAAT
This window contains:
- a CDS encoding CBO0543 family protein; amino-acid sequence: MDRILLWCLLIIGIGLFLFSLRKPLLLKDTILIFLMKAYFSSFIGVIVVKEEMVEYPVRFLSKYFDASILFEYFLYPIMCIYLYQTTVHSRFLGIVLQCALYTAALTTIEVICEKYTDLVEYHSWTWMHSFITIFLLSLSVRLLLQLINKIEMSKV